A single genomic interval of Eurosta solidaginis isolate ZX-2024a chromosome 3, ASM4086904v1, whole genome shotgun sequence harbors:
- the LOC137244785 gene encoding uncharacterized protein yields MDKENVIKHYWECASALEPATHTHKLLKSYYMTICRKLANSGIQMPQEKFSHSTMCARCCSKWNETDYRMRLKPQEIAKSTKAKKQIAKLNEPRSGIEQCRVLTRKQRKRAKWLQKRVGNSMEMQCEFCQHKTTIEMNKPSRKERELRKSKVTDLDEQKQTTCKAVPSTAVKIKNKKKKKNKDKSAGIKVEKGQAVVLHKIKPKVEPSQNETKYDGDRTTKIEALKQKRQKVASQGVILNVQKPVVPNKSAQNLIQPLKAKKKKKKTPTPNALSKTKQQNSLLQLAALLKAQTTNKSCAKGTQNRLELLLK; encoded by the exons ATGGACAAGGAGAATGTAATAAAGCATTATTGGGAGTGTGCAAGTGCACTGGAACCCGCAACGCACACACATAAATTACTCAAATCCTATTACATGACAATATGCCGCAAGTTGGCGAATTCCGGCATCCAAATGCCACAGGAAAAGTTTTCCCACAGTACAATGTGCGCTCGTTGCTGCAGCAAATGGAACGAGACAGATTATCGAATGAGATTAAAGCCACAAGAAATTGCAAAGAGCACCAAAGCGAAGAAACAAATAGCGAAATTGAATGAGCCAAGAAGTGGCATCGAACAATGTAGAGTGCTTACTAGAAAGCAACGCAAGAGAGCCAAATGGTTACAAAAGCGCGTGGGGAATAGCATG GAAATGCAATGTGAGTTTTGCCAACATAAGACCACAATCGAAATGAATAAACCAAGTAGAAAGGAACGTGAATTAAGAAAGTCGAAAGTCACTGATTTGGATGAACAGAAACAAACTACATGTAAAGCAGTGCCATCAACAgctgttaaaataaaaaataaaaagaagaagaaaaacaaggATAAAAGTGCCGGTATTAAAGTTGAGAAAGGTCAAGCGGTTGTATTGCACAAAATTAAGCCAAAAGTTGAGCCTTCACAGAATGAAACCAAATATGACGGTGACAGAACTACTAAAATTGAGGCATTAAAGCAGAAAAGACAAAAAGTTGCATCCCAAGGAGTTATACTAAATGTTCAAAAGCCAGTTGTTCCTAATAAATCtgcacaaaatctaattcaacCACTCAAAgccaaaaagaaaaagaaaaaaacacctACGCCGAATGCACTATCAAAAACGAAACAACAAAATTCTTTACTACAGCTAGCAGCCTTACTCAAAGCGCAGACGACAAACAAATCTTGCGCTAAAGGGACACAAAACCGATTGGAATTGTTACTTAAATAG
- the Tsp47F gene encoding CD63 antigen gives MNFEMRTCGMSVIKYILFAFNIVFAISGLGILIAGAVVLADVNQFSHFVEGRVTAPPIVLIVTGLIIFLIATLGCYGAMKESPTLLLTFAVLLAIIFIIELAVGIAAAIFKSDLEMMLKNSLQQSIKRSNNEDMVAWNNVQRKLMCCGVENPTDWRTLSANKTLPASCCREKYIDEAVGHCSESPALGRDKYFQEGCVGKLRERIDKNAIILIGVGIGIAFIQILGIILACYLASTIRHERMK, from the exons ATGAACTTCGAAATGCGTACCTGCGGCATGAGTGTAATCAAATATATCCTCTTCGCGTTCAATATCGTCTTTGcg ATATCGGGCCTGGGAATTTTGATAGCTGGCGCCGTAGTGCTTGCCGATGTCAACCAATTCAGTCACTTTGTAGAGGGTCGTGTAACGGCGCCACCAATCGTACTTATTGTAACCGGTTTGATTATATTTTTGATTGCGACATTGGGTTGTTATGGTGCCATGAAAGAATCACCAACGCTACTGCTGACT TTCGCGGTATTGCTCGCCATCATTTTTATTATCGAACTAGCTGTGGGCATTGCGGCTGCAATTTTCAAATCGGATCTTGAAATGATGTTGAAAAATTCACTACAACAATCTATAAAACGTTCTAACAATGAAGATATGGTGGCCTGGAACAATGTACAACGAAAACTGATGTGTTGTGGAGTTGAGAACCCCACCGACTGGCGTACACTGAGCGCTAATAAAACGTTGCCAGCCAGTTGCTGTCGCGAAAAATATATTGATGAAGCTGTTGGACACTGCAGCGAATCGCCTGCGCTGGGCCGCGACAAATACTTTCAG GAAGGTTGCGTGGGCAAATTAAGAGAACGCATCGATAAGAACGCGATAATTTTGATTGGCGTCGGAATTGGTATTGCGTTCATACAAATATTGGGCATTATATTGGCTTGCTATTTGGCTTCTACAATACGCCATGAACGCATGAAGTAA